The following proteins come from a genomic window of Micromonas commoda chromosome 2, complete sequence:
- a CDS encoding predicted protein, which translates to MMTAHDGRRYFCALPKPRGTGASDDETGGTGGRDATNASATDGDAEATVEDVLKPLEGRCFYRIEGWWTYEFCHMKKIRQYHQEDKKVTNEYNLGVYHPGLTKEAEKDRAAVDRSRTAGGDVVGTASGEPYHAHVFTEGTPCDLTTLKRRTEVRFTCAPNGVNVIASIEEPSTCSYVFVVRTPELCKRSEFRARVKETSHVRCRAVPAEEETESAGGGGVVRGESFAVPPKKTEL; encoded by the coding sequence ATGATGACCGCGCACGACGGCCGACGGTACTTCTGCGCGCTTCCGAAACCCCGCGGGACGggcgcctccgacgacgagacgggcgggacgggcggacgcgacgcgacgaacgcgtccgcgacggatgGCGATGCGGAGGccaccgtcgaggacgtgctCAAGCCGCTGGAGGGGCGGTGCTTCTACAGGATCGAGGGATGGTGGACGTACGAGTTCTGCCACATGAAGAAGATCCGGCAGTACCACCAGGAGGACAAGAAGGTGACGAACGAGTACAACCTCGGAGTGTACCACCCGGGGCTGACGAaagaggcggagaaggatcGCGCAGCCGTGGATCGatcgcgcacagctggcggcgacgtcgtcggaacGGCGTCCGGCGAGCCGTACCACGCGCACGTCTTCACCGAGGGCACGCCGTGCGACCTCACGACGCTGAAGCGAAGGACGGAGGTTCGATTCACGTGCGCGCCGAACGGGGTGAACGTCATAGCCAGCATAGAGGAGCCGAGCACGTGTTCGTACGTGTTCGTCGTGCGAACGCCGGAGCTGTGCAAGCGAAGCGAATTTCGCGCGAGGGTGAAGGAGACGTCGCACGTGCGGTGCAGggcggtgccggcggaggAAGAGACGGAGTcggcgggggggggcggggTCGTGCGGGGCGAGAGCTTCGCGGTTCCGCCGAAGAAAACGGAGCTGTGA
- a CDS encoding hypothetical protein (putative uncharacterized), which produces MTRMVGLPARDEEIGQATTPPQAKSRPHGAGGRKRAAPTHDPLDETHADPHAVDAAVAPTPTPITPTPTKKRRNTKPFRIEIGPPKEGEERDEVNKPNGRYNKNGVCFHKASGKWRAIVYVGKRQVSLGYFTTQDDAERTIDNARTHGLPKGFTGLRAMQQPKQSEHAGVNWDKHTKKWLARVYEPSRNGAKGKEHKVGYFREELQAVRAIEEKRRELGLPPPRAKKKEREGFVARGPGMIHGDISDMVDMGSPPGPAASVASSAPRRLNDPLPR; this is translated from the coding sequence ATGACGAGGATGGTGGGGCTCCCGGCTAGGGACGAGGAAATTGGGCAAGCCACGACTCCTCCTCAGGCGAAATCCCGCCCCCACGGAGCCGGCGGCcgcaagcgcgcggcgccgacgcacgACCCCCTCGACGAGACGCACGCGGACCCCcacgcggtcgacgccgccgtcgccccgaccccgaccccgatCACCCCGACCCCCACCAAGAAGCGGCGCAACACCAAGCCCTTCCGCATCGAGATCGGCCCGCccaaggagggcgaggagcgcgacgaggtgaACAAGCCCAACGGCAGGTACAACAAGAACGGCGTGTGCTTTCACAAGGCGTCGGGCAAGTGGCGCGCCATCGTCTACGTGGGCAAGCGGCAGGTCAGCCTCGGGTACTTCACCACccaggacgacgcggagaggacCATCGACAATGCCCGCACGCACGGCTTGCCGAAGGGTTTCACCGGCCTCAGGGCGATGCAGCAGCCCAAGCAGTCGGAGCACGCGGGGGTGAACTGGGACAAGCACACCAAGAAGTGGCTCGCGAGGGTGTACGAACCGAGCAGGAACGGCGCCAAGGGGAAGGAGCACAAGGTTGGGTACTTCCGCGAGGAACTCCAAGCGGTGCGAGCCATCGAGGAGAAGCGGCGGGAGCTCGGGCTGCCGCCCCCGagggcgaagaagaaggaaaGGGAAGGGTTCGTCGCGCGTGGCCCGGGGATGATACACGGGGACATCTCGGACATGGTGGACATGGGGTCGCCCCCGGGACCTGCGGCGAgcgtggcgtcgtccgcgccccggcgcctGAACGATCCACTCCCGCGGTGA